In one Brassica oleracea var. oleracea cultivar TO1000 chromosome C9, BOL, whole genome shotgun sequence genomic region, the following are encoded:
- the LOC106313181 gene encoding transcription factor ICE1-like produces the protein MALDGNGGAVWLNSSGEEEASWGGNQEHVGASSLSHFKAPMLESDWFSNQQQQHPQDLHVLQNQQEDFRFLGDFLFNPNDNLLLDSSSSQLFTLDTSQPSFLPSNNKSCLLSAPSDTNPFDNAFELGSLTQGFTPLELQGFTSPAKVLKPLEVLASSSGGQPTLFQKRAAMRQSSETKFGNSERKLSDESDELNESVQNRGGKGKRKGLPAKNLMAERRRRKKLNDRLYMLRSIVPKISKMDRASILGDAIDYLKELLQRINDLHNELESTPTPPGSLPQTPQSLSCHVKEELCPSSLPSSKGQQARVEVRVREGRAVNIHMFCGRRPGLLLATMKALDNLGLDVQQAVISCFNGFALDVFRAEQCQEGHEILPDQIKAVLLDTAGYAGLI, from the exons ATGGCCCTCGACGGAAACGGCGGTGCTGTATGGTTAAACAGCAGCGGAGAGGAGGAAGCTTCGTGGGGTGGGAATCAAGAACACGTTGGAGCTTCTTCTCTTTCTCATTTCAAGGCGCCTATGCTTGAAAGTGATTGGTTCAGTAACCAACAACAACAACATCCACAAGATCTCCACGTGTTACAGAACCAGCAAGAAGACTTCAGATTCCTCGGCGATTTCCTTTTCAATCCCAACGACAATCTTCTTCTTGATTCCTCTTCCTCTCAACTTTTTACCCTCGACACATCTCAGCCTTCCTTCTTACCTTCTAACAACAAGTCTTGTCTCCTCAGCGCTCCTTCCGACACAAACCCTTTCGACAATGCCTTCGAGTTGGGTTCGTTGACACAAGGCTTCACTCCTTTGGAGTTACAAGGCTTCACCAGTCCTGCGAAAGTTCTGAAGCCTTTAGAGGTGTTAGCATCATCCTCTGGTGGACAGCCTACTCTGTTCCAGAAACGTGCAGCCATGCGTCAGAGCTCTGAAACCAAGTTTGGAAACTCAGAGAGGAAGCTGAGCGATGAGTCTGATGAGCTGAACGAGAGTGTTCAGAACAGAGGAGGTAAAGGTAAGAGGAAAGGACTGCCTGCTAAGAATCTAATGGCTGAGAGGAGAAGAAGGAAGAAGCTTAACGACAGGCTTTATATGCTTAGATCAATTGTCCCCAAGATCAGCAAA ATGGATAGAGCATCAATACTTGGAGATGCAATCGATTACCTCAAGGAACTTTTACAAAGGATCAATGATCTTCACAACGAACTTGAGTCAACTCCAACTCCACCTGGATCTTTGCCTCAAACTCCGCAGAGTCTTTCTTGCCATGTCAAGGAAGAGCTCTGTCCTTCATCGTTGCCAAGCTCTAAAGGCCAACAAGCAAGA GTTGAGGTTAGAGTAAGGGAAGGAAGAGCAGTGAACATTCACATGTTCTGTGGTCGTAGACCTGGTCTTTTGCTAGCTACCATGAAGGCCTTGGATAATCTTGGATTGGATGTTCAGCAAGCTGTGATCAGCTGTTTCAACGGGTTTGCCTTGGATGTGTTCCGCGCTGAG CAATGCCAAGAAGGACATGAGATATTGCCTGATCAAATCAAAGCAGTGCTTTTAGATACAGCGGGCTATGCTGGTCTGATCTGA
- the LOC106313182 gene encoding light-regulated protein-like, with the protein MQGALCIKPTVLPLSSPKLTLLPPQTISTTKPSRLSSLRFRPNSSSPSTPDPLTVDYNDSPLSVFPAEACEVISGYACSADIYPEVKLETKPVSPPVASEPVDREYLEYNNPKTVFPAEACDDLGGEFCEPDYQKDVY; encoded by the exons ATGCAGGGAGCTTTGTGCATCAAACCAACCGTTCTTCCACTTTCTTCTCCAAAGCTCACTCTTCTCCCTCCTCAGACCATCTCCACCACCAAACCCTCAAGACTCTCTTCTCTCAGATTCAGACCAAACTCATCATCTCCTTCAACCCCTGATCCACTCACCGTAGACTACAACGACTCTCCCCTTTC TGTTTTCCCAGCTGAAGCGTGTGAAGTAATCAGCGGTTACGCCTGTTCTGCTGACATTTACCCTGAAGTCAAGCTTGAAACAAAGCCCGTCTCACCTCCCGTGGCTTCAGAGCCCGTAGACCGAGAATACCTAGAGTATAACAACCCCAAAAC AGTTTTCCCCGCAGAGGCTTGTGATGATCTTGGAGGAGAGTTCTGCGAACCTGACTATCAAAAAGATGTTTACTAG